One region of uncultured Fusobacterium sp. genomic DNA includes:
- a CDS encoding bifunctional (p)ppGpp synthetase/guanosine-3',5'-bis(diphosphate) 3'-pyrophosphohydrolase: MNYWEEILKEIEKNNLKVDVEKIKLAFFFAEECHEGQYRKSGEDYIMHPVEVTKILIDMKMDTDTIVAGILHDIVEDTLITLADIKYNFGENVATLVDGVTKLKTLPNGTKKQDENIRKMILAMAQNLRVIIIKLADRLHNMRTMKYMKPEKQISISQETLDIYAPLAHRLGIAKIKWELEDLALRYLKPKEYMNIKSLIDSKKKEREEYIQSFIEKIVTLLHETGIKGSVKGRFKHFYSIYKKMYEKGKEFDDIYDLMGVRIIVDTEAECYNTLGVIHSHFRPVPGRFKDYIAVPKSNNYQSIHTTIVGPQGKFIEIQIRTEEMDKVAEEGIAAHWSYKEHTKVTKSDQIYGWLRNILELQNEAETAQEFIDNVTKDIMNETVFVFSPKGDITELPQGATPLDFAFAVHTQIGCKCVGAKVNGKIVTLDYKLQNGDRVEIITSKNSKGPNKDWLDIVVTHGAKSKIKKVLKDLVRDQTIKNGRENLERELGKLGITLKEMEEDPIIKKHMEKNNITSLDEFYYHVGEKRSKIDIIIDKLRKKIEKERKIENINIEELMEKKKEKEKSSSSKNDYGIIIDGVNNTLIRFARCCTPLPGDEIGGYVTKLTGITVHRRDCKNFQSMVAQDPTREIDVQWDNSILEQKENKYKFTFNVLVYDRTNILMNIINLIANHKIHLVTINSNEINKNGEQYMNFQITIEISNKNEYKYLLNNMLKMKEVISVDRT; the protein is encoded by the coding sequence ATGAATTATTGGGAAGAGATACTAAAAGAGATAGAAAAAAATAATTTAAAAGTAGATGTAGAAAAAATTAAACTTGCTTTTTTCTTTGCAGAAGAGTGTCATGAAGGACAATACAGAAAATCTGGTGAAGATTATATAATGCACCCTGTAGAAGTTACTAAAATATTAATAGATATGAAAATGGATACAGATACAATAGTAGCTGGAATACTTCATGATATAGTGGAAGATACTTTAATTACTCTAGCTGATATAAAATATAATTTTGGAGAAAATGTAGCTACTTTAGTAGATGGAGTTACAAAATTAAAAACTCTTCCCAATGGAACTAAAAAGCAAGATGAAAATATAAGAAAAATGATACTTGCTATGGCTCAAAACTTGAGAGTAATAATTATAAAGTTGGCAGATAGACTTCATAATATGAGAACTATGAAATATATGAAACCTGAAAAACAGATTTCAATATCTCAAGAAACTTTAGATATTTATGCTCCATTAGCACATAGATTAGGAATAGCAAAAATAAAATGGGAATTAGAAGACTTAGCTTTACGTTATTTAAAACCAAAAGAGTATATGAATATAAAATCTCTTATAGATTCTAAAAAGAAAGAGAGAGAGGAATATATTCAAAGTTTCATAGAAAAAATTGTTACATTGCTTCATGAAACAGGTATTAAAGGAAGTGTAAAAGGAAGATTTAAACACTTTTATAGTATTTATAAAAAAATGTATGAAAAAGGAAAAGAGTTTGATGATATTTATGACTTAATGGGAGTTAGGATCATAGTTGATACTGAAGCAGAATGTTATAATACTCTAGGAGTTATCCATAGTCATTTCAGACCTGTTCCTGGAAGATTTAAAGACTATATAGCTGTACCAAAATCTAATAACTATCAATCTATTCATACTACAATAGTTGGACCTCAAGGAAAATTTATAGAAATTCAAATAAGAACAGAAGAGATGGATAAGGTAGCAGAAGAGGGAATAGCAGCTCACTGGAGTTATAAAGAACACACAAAGGTAACAAAGAGTGATCAAATATATGGTTGGTTAAGAAATATATTAGAACTTCAAAACGAAGCTGAAACAGCTCAAGAATTTATAGATAATGTAACAAAAGATATAATGAATGAAACAGTTTTTGTTTTTTCACCAAAAGGGGATATAACAGAGCTTCCACAAGGGGCAACACCTCTTGACTTTGCTTTTGCTGTACATACACAAATAGGATGTAAATGTGTAGGGGCAAAGGTAAATGGAAAAATTGTAACTTTAGATTATAAACTTCAAAATGGTGATAGGGTAGAAATTATAACTTCTAAAAACTCTAAAGGACCAAATAAAGATTGGTTAGATATAGTTGTAACTCATGGTGCTAAAAGTAAAATAAAGAAAGTATTAAAAGATTTAGTAAGAGATCAAACTATAAAAAATGGAAGAGAGAATCTTGAAAGAGAGTTAGGAAAACTTGGAATAACTCTAAAAGAGATGGAAGAAGATCCTATTATTAAAAAACATATGGAAAAAAATAATATTACTTCTTTAGATGAATTTTATTACCATGTTGGGGAAAAGAGAAGTAAAATAGACATAATCATTGATAAACTTAGAAAGAAAATAGAAAAAGAGAGAAAAATAGAAAATATAAATATTGAAGAGTTAATGGAGAAGAAAAAAGAGAAAGAGAAAAGTTCTTCTAGTAAAAATGATTATGGAATAATAATAGATGGAGTTAATAATACATTGATTAGATTTGCTAGATGTTGTACACCTTTACCTGGAGATGAGATAGGTGGATATGTAACAAAGCTTACAGGAATAACTGTTCATAGAAGAGATTGTAAAAATTTCCAAAGTATGGTGGCACAAGATCCAACTAGAGAGATAGATGTACAATGGGATAACAGTATTTTAGAACAGAAAGAAAATAAGTATAAATTTACTTTTAATGTTTTAGTTTATGATAGAACAAATATCCTAATGAATATAATAAATCTTATAGCAAATCATAAAATTCACCTAGTTACAATAAATAGTAATGAGATAAATAAAAATGGTGAACAGTATATGAATTTCCAAATTACAATAGAGATTTCAAATAAAAATGAATATAAATATCTATTGAATAATATGTTAAAAATGAAAGAAGTTATTTCAGTAGATAGAACATAG
- a CDS encoding adenine phosphoribosyltransferase translates to MDLKKYVARVENFPKEGIIFRDITPLMNDGEAFKVATDEIVKFAKEKEVDLIVGPEARGFIFGCPVSYAMGIGFVPVRKPKKLPREVIEYSYDLEYGSNTLCMHKDAIKPGQRVLIVDDLLATGGTMEAAIKLVEELGGVVAGLAFLIELEDLKGREKLKDYPVLTLMKY, encoded by the coding sequence ATGGATTTAAAAAAATATGTTGCAAGAGTAGAAAATTTCCCAAAGGAAGGAATAATATTTAGAGATATTACACCACTTATGAATGATGGAGAAGCTTTTAAAGTGGCTACTGATGAGATAGTTAAATTTGCTAAAGAAAAAGAAGTTGACTTAATAGTAGGACCTGAAGCTAGAGGATTTATATTTGGTTGTCCTGTATCTTATGCTATGGGAATAGGATTTGTTCCAGTTAGAAAACCTAAAAAATTACCAAGAGAAGTTATTGAATATTCATATGATTTAGAATATGGATCAAATACTTTATGTATGCATAAAGATGCTATAAAGCCAGGACAAAGAGTGCTTATAGTAGATGATCTTTTAGCAACAGGAGGAACTATGGAAGCTGCTATAAAATTAGTAGAAGAATTAGGTGGAGTTGTTGCTGGACTTGCTTTTTTAATTGAGTTAGAAGACCTTAAGGGAAGAGAAAAACTTAAAGATTACCCAGTTTTAACCTTAATGAAATATTAA
- a CDS encoding tetratricopeptide repeat protein produces the protein MKNNSIKISILLLILVFFISCSKVKINKEGDYALLRGINFSQQGNYEKAMEEYQKSFDINPQNIILLKEMGYTYYQFGNYKKAEEYWLMALSIDNKDENLIKNLVTLYYEMGEYSKSREIIKNSYNPKAAYYKKIDALINYRENKLEESYKLFKEINVEELDEKSILIYFEILKKLNKKEELYYLLKSSYPYFSKDKRYLIEYSKILSNDYQLNDESEKVLLNYLIENGNDDEILLQLSMLYLKMGKKDKSDQVFKLISEKEIFNLNY, from the coding sequence TTGAAGAATAATTCAATTAAAATATCTATTTTATTGCTAATATTGGTATTTTTTATAAGTTGTAGTAAAGTGAAGATTAATAAAGAGGGAGATTATGCTTTATTAAGAGGTATAAATTTCTCACAACAAGGAAATTATGAAAAAGCTATGGAAGAGTATCAAAAATCTTTTGATATAAATCCTCAAAATATAATTTTATTAAAAGAGATGGGATATACTTATTATCAATTTGGAAATTATAAAAAAGCAGAAGAGTATTGGTTAATGGCTCTATCCATAGATAATAAAGATGAAAATTTAATAAAAAATTTAGTAACTTTATATTATGAAATGGGAGAGTATTCTAAAAGTAGAGAGATAATTAAAAATAGTTATAATCCAAAAGCTGCTTATTATAAGAAAATAGATGCTTTGATAAATTATAGAGAGAATAAATTAGAAGAGAGTTATAAACTCTTTAAAGAGATTAATGTAGAAGAATTAGATGAAAAAAGTATATTGATTTATTTTGAAATTTTAAAGAAATTAAATAAAAAAGAGGAGTTATATTATTTATTAAAAAGTAGTTATCCATACTTTTCTAAAGATAAGAGATATTTAATAGAATATTCTAAAATTTTATCTAATGATTATCAACTAAATGATGAAAGTGAAAAGGTTTTATTAAATTATCTAATTGAAAATGGAAATGATGATGAAATATTATTACAATTATCTATGTTATATTTAAAAATGGGAAAGAAAGATAAATCAGATCAAGTTTTTAAACTGATATCTGAAAAAGAAATATTTAATTTAAATTATTAA
- a CDS encoding DUF502 domain-containing protein, with protein sequence MIKKFKSYFYAGLIALLPIVLTIYIFNWVVGIMMVLLGNSFITVIIKKILLLFTEEGNTDYYFQILVYLISLITMILGTCFVGFILKIVFFAKILKRAKELFIKIPLIKQVYTTVSQIIDVATSDREKSYEKVVMIEYPRKGIYAIGFLTSESNFVVSEALESEEKFCNIFIPTSPNPTSGVFVVVPIKDVKILDIKMDDAVKLIISGGVILPEQKENKKIEE encoded by the coding sequence ATGATTAAAAAATTTAAATCATATTTTTATGCAGGATTAATAGCACTTTTACCTATTGTACTAACTATTTATATATTTAACTGGGTAGTAGGTATAATGATGGTATTATTGGGAAATTCCTTTATTACTGTTATAATAAAGAAAATTCTTCTTCTATTTACTGAAGAGGGAAATACTGATTACTATTTTCAAATATTGGTATATTTAATTTCATTAATAACTATGATATTAGGAACTTGTTTTGTAGGGTTTATTTTAAAAATAGTATTTTTTGCTAAAATTTTAAAAAGAGCAAAAGAATTATTTATAAAAATCCCATTAATTAAGCAAGTTTATACAACAGTTAGTCAAATAATAGATGTAGCTACATCAGATAGAGAAAAATCTTATGAAAAAGTTGTTATGATAGAGTACCCAAGAAAAGGGATCTATGCCATAGGTTTCTTAACTTCAGAAAGCAATTTTGTTGTAAGTGAAGCTCTTGAAAGTGAAGAAAAATTTTGTAATATATTTATTCCAACTTCACCGAATCCAACTTCTGGAGTATTTGTAGTTGTTCCTATTAAAGATGTGAAAATTTTAGATATAAAAATGGATGATGCAGTAAAATTAATTATTTCAGGTGGAGTGATTTTACCAGAACAAAAGGAGAATAAAAAGATTGAAGAATAA